In one Oryza glaberrima chromosome 2, OglaRS2, whole genome shotgun sequence genomic region, the following are encoded:
- the LOC127763237 gene encoding glycine-rich RNA-binding protein 3, mitochondrial-like — protein MAGYPEENQHGMNGYEEEEEVEEVEGFDEEGRPGRRGGGGRDGGDGGAYGDAGGDDGRAPGGDSSGKIFVGGVAWETTEESFSKHFEKYGAITDSVIMKDKHTKMPRGFGFVTFSDPSVIDKVLEDEHVIDGRTVEVKRTVPREEMSSKDGPKTRKIFVGGLPSSLTEDELREHFSPYGKIVEHQIMLDHSTGRSRGFGFVTFESEDSVERVISEGRMRDLGGKQVEIKKAEPKKHGGDHSSNGRSSHGSGGGYRSSYRSGGAAASGGGGGGGGGGSGSSGGYGYGAGYRSAGGGYYDSTAYGYGRGGYGYGGNAGFGSGYGGGYGGSLYGGAYGAYGAYGGGAYGGGAYGGGAYGGGAYGGAPGAYGGAGGYGSYGGAGAGGAGGRGSSRYHPYGK, from the exons ATGGCGGGGTACCCGGAGGAGAACCAGCACGGGATGAACGggtacgaggaggaggaggaggtggaggaggtggaggggttCGACGAGGAGGGCCGACCCGgaaggcggggcggcggcggtcgggatgggggcgatggcggcgcgtatggcgacgccggcggggacgacgggagggCGCCCGGCGGCGACTCGTCGGG gaaGATTTTCGTCGGAGGCGTCGCTTGGGAGACAACCGAAG AATCATTCTCCAAGCATTTTGAGAAGTATGGGGCTATAACTGATTCTGTAATTATGAAGGACAAGCATACTAAGATGCCTCGTGGATTTGGATTTGTTACATTTTCCGATCCATCTGTTATAGACAAGGTTTTGGAGGATGAGCATGTTATAGATGGAAGAACG GTTGAAGTTAAAAGGACAGTCCCAAGGGAAGAAATGTCATCAAAAGATGGTCCGAAGACAAGGAAAATCTTTGTTGGTGGATTACCTTCATCACTAACTGAAG atgaGTTGAGGGAGCACTTCTCCCCATATGGTAAGATTGTTGAACATCAAATAATGCTTGATCATAGCACTGGGCGTTCTAGAGGATTTGGTTTTGTCACTTTTGAAAGTGAGGATTCTGTGGAAAGGGTTATATCAGAGGGAAGAATGCGTGACCTTGGTGGAAAGCAG GTTGAAATAAAGAAGGCCGAGCCAAAGAAACATGGTGGTGATCACAGTAGTAATGGGAGATCTAGCCATGGAAGCGGGGGTGGTTACCGCAGTTCATACCGTAGTGGTGGAGCTGCTGCttctggtggtggaggcggcggcggtggcggtggcagtggcagcAGCGGTGGCTATGGGTATGGTGCTGGTTACCGATCGGCTGGAGGAGGTTATTATGATAGTACTGCATATGGTTATGGCAGAGGAGGGTATGGCTATGGAGGTAATGCTGGATTTGGATCAGGATATGGTGGTGGTTATGGTGGCTCCTTGTATGGAGGTGCCTATGGTGCTTATGGGGCATATGGTGGTGGTGCCTATGGAGGGGGTGCCTATGGCGGAGGTGCTTATGGTGGTGGTGCCTATGGTGGCGCTCCGGGTGCCTATGGTGGTGCTGGAGGATATGGCAGTTATGGTGGAGCTGGAGCAGGAGGTGCTGGTGGGCGGGGTTCCAGCAGGTACCATCCATATGGGAAATGA
- the LOC127764203 gene encoding uncharacterized protein LOC127764203 yields the protein MAGMVVVGVGVPRFSRWSAASVCPVPRSSRRDPLLLVGVVVPLVPAGSRRGAVASVVLLLRRRIDGVPCFSFPAASAASSMLGSCIPLASSCISPSSPSLFIYVESELAAGELAGDRRVD from the exons atggcgggcatggtggtcgtcggcgtcggcgtgcccCGCTTCTCCCGGTGGTCAGCGGCGTCGGTGTGCCCCGTGCCCCGCTCCTCCCGACgagatcctctcctcctcgtcggcgttgTCGTCCCCCTCGTCCCCGCCGGATcccgccgcggcgcggtggccagcgtcgtcctcctcctccgccgccgcatcgacgGCGTGCCCTGCTTTTCCttcccggccgcctccgcggcgtcgTCCATGCTGGGCTCATGCATCCCACTAGCGAGCTCCTGCATCAGCCCCTCCTCCCCCAGCCTCTTC ATATATGTGGAGAGCGAGCTTGCCGCCGGTGAGCTTGCCGGTGACCGGCGAGTTGACTGA
- the LOC127763253 gene encoding ATP-dependent RNA helicase DRS1-like: protein MAQQEHNMVTKGTERLVAGAQLFGHSTRQPFYMIQPSEEVVQKEKFYHHCLLITSDVSNLDLRKVKVEVSKFWKLTDWEIRTEGRHNFLVSLNSEDDLVSCLKTPRIETSIDDKEVNFTVARWKEDDDENIELIREWILVYGVPRIYRNWKELYQIASAVGVLIDVDEESLEGDHKEPIKLKVALRGVDAAPFSCHFVFGWYSRCVTFTIEDKAQTTECEREVLEDCNGEDHLDEFGKEYNNKTDKLIEMPPEILNKGMNLESSSHDTSIVVSTHNHTSDVKGCSDKELEAIESAVLVEEPSSIEDNNISAPAPTTTIISEKTAEDSPWAEREQSISGSSTSMIGDTLFKATVIHSKKTTEDIPKAEGGQSTSGNSTSIIGEEPFRGIQKPPVKIVYARRNKRSMEKQDYKSFLEKQHQKEMEAAIVGQRQKSDDESGGDGNNKDSNSIAPSAIAINSKKKQTTKDIVTTQGAQSISESSIGETQTKGTGGARFNANQHVSKMSKQEHNEIFKSFNEMGLQESLLKGIYAYDLDKPSAVHQRGIVPLCNGLDIIQQSLFGTTVTLCCGILQRLDYASTECQALVLVPTRDLAHETKNVIGVLGQFLSAKAHAFCGGTSAHEDQQILSTGVQVAVGTPYHVLGMLQGRALCPDHIRMFVLDEADEVLRGFKDQIHGIIQFLPNKTQFGFFSASMSHEALDMCRKYMNKPVEIIVPRDEELEGINVKQFYVNVEKEDCKLDKLCGLFNTMEITRSIIFVNTRHQAKSLTEKIRGKGYTVSAIHGGIHQRARDKAVQEFQSGSSRILITTDLRGIDVLRAPAAIFYDLPTQPVCYLRHVQRSGQHGRKGVAISFITNTDERVFSTIQKFCNIQIEELPSNVADLLREEFTQ, encoded by the exons ATGGCACAACAAGAGCACAACATGGTCACAAAAGGCACTGAAAGACTGGTTGCTGGCGCACAACTATTTGGCCATTCTACAAGGCAACCATTCTACATGATTCAACCTTCGGAAGAAGTTGTTCAGAAGGAGAAATTCTATCATCACTGCCTACTGATCACATCTGATGTCAGTAACCTGGACCTGAGAAAAGTGAAAGTTGAAGTAAGCAAGTTTTGGAAGCTGACTGACTGGGAGATAAGGACAGAAGGCAGACATAATTTCCTAGTGTCCTTGAACTCAGAGGATGACCTAGTAAGCTGTTTAAAGACTCCAAGAATAGAAACATCAATAGATGATAAGGAGGTGAACTTTACTGTAGCAAGATGGAAggaagatgatgatgaaaaCATTGAATTGATTAGAGAATGGATTTTAGTTTATGGGGTCCCAAGGATATACAGAAACTGGAAGGAGCTATATCAAATTGCATCAGCAGTCGGGGTATTGATTGATGTGGATGAGGAAAGTTTGGAAGGTGACCATAAGGAGCCTATTAAGTTAAAGGTTGCATTGAGAGGTGTCGATGCTGCTCCTTTCTCATGTCACTTTGTGTTCGGGTGGTATTCAAGATGTGTTACATTCACAATAGAAGATAAAGCACAAACCACAGAGTGTGAAAGGGAGGTCTTGGAAGATTGCAATGGTGAAGATCATCTTGATGAATTTGGTAAGGAATACAACAACAAGACAGACAAACTTATTGAAATGCCTCCAGAAATACTGAATAAAGGGATGAATTTGGAGAGCAGTAGTCATGACACTAGTATTGTTGTTTCAACTCACAACCATACATCGGATGTCAAAGGCTGCTCAGACAAGGAATTAGAGGCAATAGAATCAGCTGTATTAGTGGAAGAGCCTAGCTCCATTGAGGATAACAACATAAGTGCTCCAGCACCCACTACAACCATCATCTCTGAAAAGACAGCAGAAGACAGTCCCTGGGCTGAAAGGGAGCAGTCCATAAGTGGAAGTTCAACTAGCATGATTGGAGACACGCTCTTCAAAG CCACTGTGATCCACTCCAAGAAAACAACTGAAGACATACCAAAAGCTGAAGGGGGGCAATCCACAAGTGGAAATTCAACAAGCATAATTGGAGAAGAACCCTTCAGAG GTATACAAAAACCACCTGTCAAGATTGTGTATGCAAGAAGAAATAAAAGATCCATGGAGAAGCAGGATTACAAAAGCTTCCTAGAAAAACAACATCAGAAGGAAATGGAAGCAGCTATAGTGGGCCAAAGGCAGAAGTCGGATGATGAGTCTGGAGGAGATGGAAACAATAAAGACAGCAATTCGATTGCTCCATCTGCCATTGCGATCAACTCTAAGAAGAAGCAAACAACAAAAGACATTGTGACAACTCAAGGAGCACAATCTATCAGTGAGAGTTCAATTGGAGAAACTCAGACAAAAG GAACCGGAGGAGCTCGGTTTAATGCAAATCAACACGTTTCTAAAATGAGCAAACA GGAACACAATGAAATCTTTAAGAGTTTCAATGAGATGGGTCTCCAAGAAAGCCTACTGAAGGGAATATATGCATATG ATCTGGATAAGCCTTCTGCAGTCCATCAAAGAGGAATTGTCCCTCTATGCAATGGTCTGGACATTATCCAGCAGTCACTGTTTGGAACAACTGTGACCTTGTGCTGTGGTATTCTGCAACGACTAGATTATGCATCTACAGAATGCCAGGCTTTGGTTCTTGTACCAACACGAGACTTAGCACATGAGACTAAAAATGTTATTGGAGTACTTGGTCAATTCCTAAGTGCTAAAGCTCATGCTTTTTGTGGAGGGACTAGTGCCCATGAGGACCAGCAAATTCTGTCTACTGGAGTTCAGGTTGCTGTTGGCACCCCTTATCACGTTCTTGGCATGCTGCAAGGTAGAGCACTCTGTCCAGATCACATTAGAATGTTTGTCTTGGATGAAGCGGATGAAGTACTGAGAGGTTTCAAGGACCAG ATCCATGGTATTATCCAGTTTCTTCCAAACAAAACCCAGTTTGGGTTCTTCTCTGCTAGTATGTCCCATGAAGCTCTTGACATGTGCCGCAAGTACATGAATAAGCCTGTGGAAATCATTGTGCCAAGAGATGAAGAACTTGAGGGTATCAATGTCAAGCAGTTCTATGTTAACGTTGAGAAGGAAGACTGTAAGCTGGACAAATTGTGTGGTCTTTTCAACACAATGGAAATCACACGGAGCATCATTTTTGTCAACACTCGGCATCAGGCCAAGTCATTGACAGAAAAGATTAGAGGCAAGGGGTACACTGTCTCAGCAATTCATGGAGGCATACACCAAAGAGCCAGAGACAAAGCTGTTCAGGAGTTCCAGTCTGGATCATCCCGTATCCTCATCACCACTGATCTCCGTGGCATCGATGTTCTGCGTGCCCCTGCTGCCATCTTCTACGATCTGCCGACGCAACCAGTCTGCTACCTCCGTCATGTTCAAAGAAGTGGGCAGCATGGACGGAAGGGTGTGGCCATCAGCTTCATAACTAACACTGATGAGCGTGTGTTCTCTACCATCCAGAAGTTCTGCAACATCCAAATAGAGGAGCTACCCTCCAACGTTGCCGATCTCCTTCGAGAAGAGTTTACCCAATAG